One genomic window of Alphaproteobacteria bacterium includes the following:
- a CDS encoding (d)CMP kinase: MIIAIDGTTASGKGTIAKRLAAHYGFAHLDTGLLYRAVGMAVVRAGGDPADPLAAAAAARALNAADATRLSEDTGLRSFAASAASSKVAAIHEVRAALLKFQQDFCASPPGGAKGAVLDGRDIGTVIAPDADVKIFVNAAVETRAERRFKELQAKGEDVTKPAVLADLQERDKRDAARAVAPTKPAPDAIALDTTNLTIEGSVAAALAIVEPKAARRQAS, encoded by the coding sequence ATGATCATCGCCATCGACGGCACCACGGCTTCGGGCAAGGGCACGATCGCCAAGCGGTTGGCCGCGCATTACGGTTTTGCTCATCTCGATACCGGCTTGCTTTACCGCGCGGTCGGCATGGCGGTCGTGCGCGCGGGCGGCGACCCGGCTGACCCCCTTGCCGCCGCTGCGGCGGCAAGGGCGCTGAACGCCGCAGACGCTACGCGGCTTTCCGAAGATACCGGGCTGCGCAGTTTTGCCGCCTCGGCCGCCTCATCGAAAGTGGCTGCGATCCACGAAGTACGAGCCGCACTCTTGAAATTCCAGCAAGATTTCTGCGCCAGCCCCCCGGGCGGCGCAAAAGGGGCCGTGCTGGACGGGCGCGATATCGGCACCGTGATTGCCCCGGATGCGGATGTTAAGATATTCGTTAACGCCGCCGTGGAAACCCGCGCAGAGCGCCGGTTTAAGGAGTTGCAGGCCAAGGGTGAAGATGTTACAAAACCCGCCGTTTTGGCGGACTTGCAGGAACGGGACAAACGCGACGCCGCGCGTGCGGTTGCCCCGACCAAACCGGCCCCCGATGCCATCGCGCTCGATACCACCAACCTCACAATAGAAGGTTCCGTGGCCGCGGCGCTGGCGATCGTGGAACCCAAAGCCGCAAGGCGGCAGGCCAGCTAG